GATTTAGGACGACTTGCTCTTGATAAAATCTTGAACAATCATGATGTAGAAAAGGGGTCTCTTCATCATTAACATTGAAGCTAACAATAACCTTGGGGTTAGTTACTTCACTCTTATAATGAAATGCTATAGCGTTATAAACTGTTACTTCAGCTTCTCCATCAACGATATCTCCAATGATAATAAATTGGAAAAACTTATCGATGTTTAACTTTACATCACCACTAGCCGAGTCTTCTCTTATTGATGTTGTTAATCTCATCTAAAATCTCATTAACTATACCTAATCCACATTATCAGCATTCTATCAAAATTCAAAGGCGTCCCGGTAGAACCTTATACACCGTCGTCCGACTGCACCCTAACTCTTTGCTGATCGCATGCTTGTTCATACCTTGCTCTGCAAGCTCTTGAATGCGTTGGTGAAGCGTCTTATCAGGAAATCGGCCGAGGTGCCTCCCTTCAGCTCGTGCGCGCTCCCTACCCTCATTACAGCGCTGTAAGATTCGTTTTCTTTCCATCTCTGCGAACGCGGAAATGGTGGTATAAATTACTCTGCCTACATCACTATTGATGTCCAAGTCTCCTAGATCATGAAAAACCAAACCGGCGTTCTTTTGCGCTAGCTGATCAGCAATTTGAAGAGCATCGATAGTATTACGGGCAATGCGGTCGACTTTGGTAACGTGAATCACATCCCCTTCCCTCGCAAAATCGAGCAACAGGTTAAGCTGTTCCCTATCGGAAGATTTACCACTCGCTTGTTCTTGGTAAATTTTTTCACAACCTATGGCTTTAAGCTGTTCAAGTTGAACATCAAGTGTTTGGTCTTGGGTGCTGACACGGGCATAGCCAATTTTCATGAGAATTGCCTTAAAGTGAACATTAAGATCGGTTAATTTTAGTGTACATGTTCACTTTATATTTAAAAGACTAACTGGACAATATTGAGAGGGGAATCATGCAATGTCCATAAAGTTACACCTTTATGGACATTACTTATCGAATATTAATATTTTCTAACGGTGTGCTCAGCATAAGTAAAACCGAGAGCTGGTATCGAATAAGTAACTCCATGAATAGTGATTCCACCATAAGCTCTTCCTTGCTTGTCCCAATCACGTAACAGAGCATTAAACGACTGAGGAAATTGGTAGCTGACGGTGTTTGTATAACTGTCGCACTCTCCATGTCCCATAAACTGCGTATTGTCATCATTTAAAATGAACGTTGTATTATATCCACCTAATGCTTTATACCCGACATCATCACACTTACGCTGAGTAGTAAGATTCATAATAACATCTTTGTTTCGTAAAGATGGTTTGAGGGTGACATGATCGTCGCCCCCCTTTATGTAGGCTACATTATTATTGTATAAGCTGAATCCCTTTGAACTTCCAATAGTAACAAGACGTTCTACGTCTGACTTATTAAGCCTTGGTATTGGCCAAGAGCCAATAAGACCAGTTTGTTCTGCACTATGGCTATCAAGCTCCAAAAACGCTCCGTTAAATTTATATAAATAACGACTGTAAGCCACTGGAAAGTTGTCCATGTCTGAACGTTCATAGATCTTGACGATTTCAATCATATCGCCCTTCTCTCGGGCATATACGCTTGAATAAAGCAAAATACCTTTGCTCTTAATACTCCCCACTTGAAGAGGCTCTTCCCCTATAGCAACCATACTCGGGGCAGCAAGTACGACATCTACATTCTGATACATATCCGGTGTCGACTCGGTCTGATGGGCGCAACCTGAAATAGTAAATGCAGCAATAACAGTAATGGTAAGTCCTTTTATTCTCATGACACTTCTTCTTATATTGAAATCCACAATATCTGCATCTTAAATAACGGTCTAAAAATCATCAATGTGAGCGATTTAATTAAGAGATGTACATCGTTTATTTTTATAATTCAGATACTTAAAACCGCTAACTACAACTTAACTTTCGTCTTTTTACATAATCCCTTAGCGTACTTGGCGCTTCATCAATCAATTTTGCCGTCGGTCGAATACCTAAGCCCATTTTTAGATACTTCTCTATTTGCTCACGCTTAGCATCGAGCTTCAGCTTCTCAGCTTGACCCTTTGGTCTCCCAAGAATCATGCCGTTTTTCTTTCTAGCGGCAAGCGCTTCCTTCGTTCTCATAGAGATAAATTCTCGCTCTATTTCTGCCGCTAGTCCAAGCACCGTAGCGGTTATACGAGATTGCATTGAACCATCTAGCTGCAAGTTCTGTTTGGCGATATAGACATTGATCTTCTTTTCCATACACACTTCTAGCACCTCAAGCACTTGTAACGTCGAACGCGCAATTCGACTGACTTCAGCAAACACGATGCAATCTCCGCTCGTCATCCCCTCCACTAACGCACCTAATTTACGTTGCCGCCACTTCTTCTTTCCTGTCACCACATCTTCAACAAACACCAGATTGCCTATCCCAACCTTATTGGTGTAGTCATAGATCCCGTGTTTTTGGTTTGCCACATCTTGGCTGTCTGATGAGACTCTTAAATACGCGTAGTTCGCCATGCTTTCTCCTTAATTAAAGGCGATCCAAACTGGACAAGCTGAGCGAAAAAATATAAACGGGTAACAGAGAATGCGAACAATGTCAGATAAAAAAACAGCACCGAATGTCGGTGCTGTATGAAAGTGTGATCGGTCGCTTACAAAACGTCCCTGAGGTTTTTACGCTCTTCAATTTCTTCTTGTTCTGGAATAGTCCCGGGCAGCGTGATTTTTTTAGGGCTCTGCTTAATGCTTTGCGCTGAACGCGCAGGCTTAGACGCCTTCGATTTCAAACTGAATACCTGTGGATTAATAGTGAGGTTTTGTCTCACTTCAACCACGAACTCTTGATTTTCATTTTCAGGTAAGTAATTGCTCTTAAGGTATTTAATCGACAACGATTCTTTGTTTCTCTTTAGCGTAAACAAGCACTTTGTTAGTCGCATTA
This genomic window from Vibrio atlanticus contains:
- a CDS encoding recombinase family protein, which gives rise to MANYAYLRVSSDSQDVANQKHGIYDYTNKVGIGNLVFVEDVVTGKKKWRQRKLGALVEGMTSGDCIVFAEVSRIARSTLQVLEVLEVCMEKKINVYIAKQNLQLDGSMQSRITATVLGLAAEIEREFISMRTKEALAARKKNGMILGRPKGQAEKLKLDAKREQIEKYLKMGLGIRPTAKLIDEAPSTLRDYVKRRKLSCS
- a CDS encoding recombinase family protein, which translates into the protein MKIGYARVSTQDQTLDVQLEQLKAIGCEKIYQEQASGKSSDREQLNLLLDFAREGDVIHVTKVDRIARNTIDALQIADQLAQKNAGLVFHDLGDLDINSDVGRVIYTTISAFAEMERKRILQRCNEGRERARAEGRHLGRFPDKTLHQRIQELAEQGMNKHAISKELGCSRTTVYKVLPGRL